The Esox lucius isolate fEsoLuc1 chromosome 5, fEsoLuc1.pri, whole genome shotgun sequence genome includes a region encoding these proteins:
- the LOC106024307 gene encoding butyrophilin subfamily 1 member A1-like isoform X3 — protein MTVDWRNLDFIDDLLYSYQNGKIIQKDQVPSYRGRTSLFQEELWRGNISLKLTRVQVTDEGRYECFTKTTSWYDGVKMEVFVKAVGSRPVVSIEGHREGGMGLVCQSEGWHPEPDLVWLDSKGVSLSAGPPETHRDLKGFYTVKQHVIVQETDTNRFTCRVQQRLINEEVETEVHIPSELFDYATTWRRSFIVSCCLGVITVIGSALTVYGIHMKKGELKQELFDLRKYVFQDIRRHAVDVTLDPDTAHPKLILSEDGKQVRLGEIKQDLPDIPKRFDYSPSVLGKEGFSSGRFYYEVQVKGKRWWTVGVAQEFVKRKGWITVNPEDGFWIVRLRDGKFRAIAEPMVPLSLRKKPQKVGVFVDYEAGQVSFFNVEARCHIYSFTGCTFTEKLHPFLTPGLNDDGQNSAPLVIRPVNFTD, from the exons ATGACAGTGGACTGGCGTAACCTTGACTTCATAGATGATCTTCTCTATAGCTACCAAAATGGCAAAATTATACAAAAGGATCAGGTTCCCTCCTACAGAGGAAGAACATCACTTTTTCAAGAGGAACTGTGGAGGGGAAACATCTCTTTAAAGCTTACCAGGGTACAAGTCACTGATGAAGGGCGTTATGAATGCTTTACTAAGACAACGAGCTGGTATGATGGCGTTAAAATGGAAGTCTTTGTTAAAG ctgTAGGATCCAGGCCAGTGGTGTCCATTgaaggacacagagagggagggatgggtctGGTGTGTCAATCTGAAGGCTGGCACCCTGAACCTGATCTGGTGTGGCTGGACAGTAAAGGAGTCAGTCTCTCAGCTGGACCTcctgagacacacagagacttaAAGGGATTCTACACAGTCAAACAACATGTCATTGTCCAGGAGACTGACACCAACCGCTTTACCTGCAGAGTCCAACAGAGActaatcaatgaggaggtggagacagaggttcacatcccta GTGAGTTGTTTGATTACGCAACCACATGGAGACGGTCCTTCATTGTGTCATGTTGTTTGGGAGTCATCACTGTGATTGGGTCAGCTCTGACTGTATACGGGATACATATGAAGAAAG GTGAACTAAAACAAGAGTTGT TTGACCTCAGGAAGTACG tttttcaagacATCAGAAGACATGCAG TGGATGTGACTCTAGACCCTGATACTGCACATCCCAAACTCATCCTGTCTGAGGACGGGAAACAAGTGAGACTTGGAGAAATAAAACAAGATCTCCCTGACATCCCAAAGAGGTTTGATTACAGTCCCAGTGTCCTGGGTAAGGAGGGCTTCTCCTCAGGGAGATTCTACTATGAGGTTCAGGTGAAGGGGAAGCGTTGGTGGACTGTAGGAGTGGCCCAAGAGTTTGTCAAGAGAAAAGGGTGGATTACAGTGAACCCTGAGGATGGATTCTGGATTGTGAGGCTGAGGGATGGAAAGTTCAGGGCTATCGCTGAGCCCATGGTCCCCCTCTCCCTGAGAAAGAAGCCCCAGAAGGTGGGGGTATTTGTGGATTATGAGGCGGGACAGGTCTCCTTCTTCAATGTGGAGGCCAGGTGTCACATCTACTCTTTCACTGGCTGCACCTTCACCGAGAAACTCCATCCATTCCTCACCCCTGGTCTTAATGATGATGGTCAAAACTCAGCCCCACTAGTCATCCGCCCTGTAAatttcactgactga
- the LOC106024307 gene encoding butyrophilin subfamily 1 member A1-like isoform X1: MVFPDRGRGTLIMLVLLVDVFLIFMMSVSLLGQLSPSGIMVTGPDSLFVTLLILLYSLTSESERFEVLGPTEPIVAVTGDDIILPCYLKPNISAEDMTVDWRNLDFIDDLLYSYQNGKIIQKDQVPSYRGRTSLFQEELWRGNISLKLTRVQVTDEGRYECFTKTTSWYDGVKMEVFVKAVGSRPVVSIEGHREGGMGLVCQSEGWHPEPDLVWLDSKGVSLSAGPPETHRDLKGFYTVKQHVIVQETDTNRFTCRVQQRLINEEVETEVHIPSELFDYATTWRRSFIVSCCLGVITVIGSALTVYGIHMKKGELKQELFDLRKYVFQDIRRHAVDVTLDPDTAHPKLILSEDGKQVRLGEIKQDLPDIPKRFDYSPSVLGKEGFSSGRFYYEVQVKGKRWWTVGVAQEFVKRKGWITVNPEDGFWIVRLRDGKFRAIAEPMVPLSLRKKPQKVGVFVDYEAGQVSFFNVEARCHIYSFTGCTFTEKLHPFLTPGLNDDGQNSAPLVIRPVNFTD; the protein is encoded by the exons ATGGTGTTTCCTGACAGGGGCAGAGGCACGCTAATAATGCTAGTTCTGTTGGTTGATGTGTTTTTGATCTTCATGATGTCTGTTTCTTTGTTAGGCCAATTGTCTCCTTCAGGAATAATGGTAACTGGGCCAGATAGTCTGTTTGTGACTCTGCTGATTCTCCTCTACAGTTTAACCTCTGAGTCTG AAAGGTTTGAGGTTCTTGGTCCAACTGAACCCATTGTTGCTGTGACTGGTGATGACATCATTCTACCCTGTTACCTCAAACCCAACATCAGTGCTGAAGACATGACAGTGGACTGGCGTAACCTTGACTTCATAGATGATCTTCTCTATAGCTACCAAAATGGCAAAATTATACAAAAGGATCAGGTTCCCTCCTACAGAGGAAGAACATCACTTTTTCAAGAGGAACTGTGGAGGGGAAACATCTCTTTAAAGCTTACCAGGGTACAAGTCACTGATGAAGGGCGTTATGAATGCTTTACTAAGACAACGAGCTGGTATGATGGCGTTAAAATGGAAGTCTTTGTTAAAG ctgTAGGATCCAGGCCAGTGGTGTCCATTgaaggacacagagagggagggatgggtctGGTGTGTCAATCTGAAGGCTGGCACCCTGAACCTGATCTGGTGTGGCTGGACAGTAAAGGAGTCAGTCTCTCAGCTGGACCTcctgagacacacagagacttaAAGGGATTCTACACAGTCAAACAACATGTCATTGTCCAGGAGACTGACACCAACCGCTTTACCTGCAGAGTCCAACAGAGActaatcaatgaggaggtggagacagaggttcacatcccta GTGAGTTGTTTGATTACGCAACCACATGGAGACGGTCCTTCATTGTGTCATGTTGTTTGGGAGTCATCACTGTGATTGGGTCAGCTCTGACTGTATACGGGATACATATGAAGAAAG GTGAACTAAAACAAGAGTTGT TTGACCTCAGGAAGTACG tttttcaagacATCAGAAGACATGCAG TGGATGTGACTCTAGACCCTGATACTGCACATCCCAAACTCATCCTGTCTGAGGACGGGAAACAAGTGAGACTTGGAGAAATAAAACAAGATCTCCCTGACATCCCAAAGAGGTTTGATTACAGTCCCAGTGTCCTGGGTAAGGAGGGCTTCTCCTCAGGGAGATTCTACTATGAGGTTCAGGTGAAGGGGAAGCGTTGGTGGACTGTAGGAGTGGCCCAAGAGTTTGTCAAGAGAAAAGGGTGGATTACAGTGAACCCTGAGGATGGATTCTGGATTGTGAGGCTGAGGGATGGAAAGTTCAGGGCTATCGCTGAGCCCATGGTCCCCCTCTCCCTGAGAAAGAAGCCCCAGAAGGTGGGGGTATTTGTGGATTATGAGGCGGGACAGGTCTCCTTCTTCAATGTGGAGGCCAGGTGTCACATCTACTCTTTCACTGGCTGCACCTTCACCGAGAAACTCCATCCATTCCTCACCCCTGGTCTTAATGATGATGGTCAAAACTCAGCCCCACTAGTCATCCGCCCTGTAAatttcactgactga
- the LOC106024307 gene encoding butyrophilin subfamily 1 member A1-like isoform X2 has translation MTPLFIAKRFEVLGPTEPIVAVTGDDIILPCYLKPNISAEDMTVDWRNLDFIDDLLYSYQNGKIIQKDQVPSYRGRTSLFQEELWRGNISLKLTRVQVTDEGRYECFTKTTSWYDGVKMEVFVKAVGSRPVVSIEGHREGGMGLVCQSEGWHPEPDLVWLDSKGVSLSAGPPETHRDLKGFYTVKQHVIVQETDTNRFTCRVQQRLINEEVETEVHIPSELFDYATTWRRSFIVSCCLGVITVIGSALTVYGIHMKKGELKQELFDLRKYVFQDIRRHAVDVTLDPDTAHPKLILSEDGKQVRLGEIKQDLPDIPKRFDYSPSVLGKEGFSSGRFYYEVQVKGKRWWTVGVAQEFVKRKGWITVNPEDGFWIVRLRDGKFRAIAEPMVPLSLRKKPQKVGVFVDYEAGQVSFFNVEARCHIYSFTGCTFTEKLHPFLTPGLNDDGQNSAPLVIRPVNFTD, from the exons ATGAcacctttattcatagcaa AAAGGTTTGAGGTTCTTGGTCCAACTGAACCCATTGTTGCTGTGACTGGTGATGACATCATTCTACCCTGTTACCTCAAACCCAACATCAGTGCTGAAGACATGACAGTGGACTGGCGTAACCTTGACTTCATAGATGATCTTCTCTATAGCTACCAAAATGGCAAAATTATACAAAAGGATCAGGTTCCCTCCTACAGAGGAAGAACATCACTTTTTCAAGAGGAACTGTGGAGGGGAAACATCTCTTTAAAGCTTACCAGGGTACAAGTCACTGATGAAGGGCGTTATGAATGCTTTACTAAGACAACGAGCTGGTATGATGGCGTTAAAATGGAAGTCTTTGTTAAAG ctgTAGGATCCAGGCCAGTGGTGTCCATTgaaggacacagagagggagggatgggtctGGTGTGTCAATCTGAAGGCTGGCACCCTGAACCTGATCTGGTGTGGCTGGACAGTAAAGGAGTCAGTCTCTCAGCTGGACCTcctgagacacacagagacttaAAGGGATTCTACACAGTCAAACAACATGTCATTGTCCAGGAGACTGACACCAACCGCTTTACCTGCAGAGTCCAACAGAGActaatcaatgaggaggtggagacagaggttcacatcccta GTGAGTTGTTTGATTACGCAACCACATGGAGACGGTCCTTCATTGTGTCATGTTGTTTGGGAGTCATCACTGTGATTGGGTCAGCTCTGACTGTATACGGGATACATATGAAGAAAG GTGAACTAAAACAAGAGTTGT TTGACCTCAGGAAGTACG tttttcaagacATCAGAAGACATGCAG TGGATGTGACTCTAGACCCTGATACTGCACATCCCAAACTCATCCTGTCTGAGGACGGGAAACAAGTGAGACTTGGAGAAATAAAACAAGATCTCCCTGACATCCCAAAGAGGTTTGATTACAGTCCCAGTGTCCTGGGTAAGGAGGGCTTCTCCTCAGGGAGATTCTACTATGAGGTTCAGGTGAAGGGGAAGCGTTGGTGGACTGTAGGAGTGGCCCAAGAGTTTGTCAAGAGAAAAGGGTGGATTACAGTGAACCCTGAGGATGGATTCTGGATTGTGAGGCTGAGGGATGGAAAGTTCAGGGCTATCGCTGAGCCCATGGTCCCCCTCTCCCTGAGAAAGAAGCCCCAGAAGGTGGGGGTATTTGTGGATTATGAGGCGGGACAGGTCTCCTTCTTCAATGTGGAGGCCAGGTGTCACATCTACTCTTTCACTGGCTGCACCTTCACCGAGAAACTCCATCCATTCCTCACCCCTGGTCTTAATGATGATGGTCAAAACTCAGCCCCACTAGTCATCCGCCCTGTAAatttcactgactga
- the LOC105030743 gene encoding butyrophilin subfamily 1 member A1-like isoform X2 → MVTEPDSLYVTLLILLHSLTSESVAVAGDDIILPCYLKPNISVEDMTVDWRNLDYIDERVYRYQNGRIIEEDQIPSYRGRTSLFKEELWKGNTSLKLTRVQGTDEGRYKCFIMSKDYYDDITIQVFVKAVGSRPVVSIEGHREGGMGLVCQSEGWHPEPDLVWLDSKGVSLSAEPPETHRDLKGFYTVKQHVIVQETDTNLFTCRVLQKQINEDFETKVHIPSELFDYTTPWRLSFIVSCCLGVITVIASALTVYCIHKKKGAIIRQIQQQQGYLMKKEFKDIRRHAVDVTLDPDTAHPELILSNDGKQVRHGDKYQNLPENPKRFTRNINVLDKEGFSSGRFYYEVQVKEKTEWILGVVRQSINRKGGVTLNPYHGFWTVWLRDGVYKACAHTPVTPSLREKPQKVGVFVDYEEGQVSFFNVEARCHIYSFTRQIFTDKLYPFFCPGLNDDGENSAPLVICPVDVTD, encoded by the exons ATGGTGACTGAACCAGATAGTCTGTATGTGACTCTGCTGATTCTCCTCCACAGTTTAACCTCTGAATCTG TTGCTGTGGCTGGTGATGACATCATTCTGCCCTGTTACCTCAAACCCAACATCAGTGTTGAGGACATGACAGTGGACTGGCGTAACCTTGACTACATAGATGAACGTGTCTATCGTTACCAAAATGGAAGAATCATAGAAGAGGATCAGATTCCCTCCTACAGAGGAAGAACATCACTGTTTAAAGAGGAACTGTGGAAGGGAAACACCTCTTTAAAACTGACCAGGGTACAAGGCACTGATGAGGGACGTTACAAATGCTTTATCATGTCAAAAGACTACTATGATGACATAACTATTCAAGTCTTTGTTAAAG ctgTAGGATCCAGGCCAGTGGTGTCCATTgaaggacacagagagggagggatgggtctGGTGTGTCAGTCTGAAGGCTGGCACCCTGAACCTGATCTGGTGTGGCTGGACAGTAAAGGAGTCAGTCTCTCTGCTGAACCTcctgagacacacagagacttaAAGGGATTCTACACAGTCAAACAACATGTCATTGTCCAGGAGACTGACACCAACCTCTTTACCTGCAGAGTTCTACAGAAACAGATTAATGAGGACTTCGAAACAAAGGTTCACATCCCAA GTGAGTTGTTTGATTACACCACTCCATGGAGACTGTCCTTCATTGTTTCATGTTGTTTGGGAGTCATCACTGTGATTGCTTCAGCTCTCACAGTCTACTGCATACATAAAAAGAAAG GTGCAATAATCCGTCAAATCCAACAACAGCAGG GCTACCTAATGAAGAAGG aaTTCAAAGACATCAGAAGACATGCAG TGGATGTGACTCTAGACCCTGATACTGCACATCCAGAACTCATTCTGTCTAATGACGGGAAACAAGTGAGACATGGAGACAAATACCAGAATCTACCTGAAAACCCAAAGAGGTTTACACGTAATATCAATGTCCTGGATAAGGAGGGTTTCTCCTCAGGGAGATTCTACTATGAGGTTCAGGTGAAAGAGAAGACTGAATGGATTTTAGGAGTGGTCAGACAGTCAATCAACAGGAAGGGGGGGGTTACACTGAACCCTTATCATGGATTTTGGACTGTGTGGCTGAGGGATGGAGTGTATAAGGCTTGTGCACACACCCCTGTCACCCCCTCCCTGAGAGAGAAGCCCCAGAAGGTGGGAGTGTTTGTGGATTATGAGGAGGGACAGGTCTCCTTCTTCAATGTGGAGGCCAGGTGTCATATCTACTCTTTCACTAGACAAATCTTCACTGACAAACTCTATCCTTTCTTCTGCCCTGGACTTAATGATGATGGTGAAAACTCAGCTCCACTGGTCATCTGTCCTGtagatgtcactgactga
- the LOC105030743 gene encoding butyrophilin subfamily 1 member A1-like isoform X1 yields MVTEPDSLYVTLLILLHSLTSESVKFEVHGPTESIVAVAGDDIILPCYLKPNISVEDMTVDWRNLDYIDERVYRYQNGRIIEEDQIPSYRGRTSLFKEELWKGNTSLKLTRVQGTDEGRYKCFIMSKDYYDDITIQVFVKAVGSRPVVSIEGHREGGMGLVCQSEGWHPEPDLVWLDSKGVSLSAEPPETHRDLKGFYTVKQHVIVQETDTNLFTCRVLQKQINEDFETKVHIPSELFDYTTPWRLSFIVSCCLGVITVIASALTVYCIHKKKGAIIRQIQQQQGYLMKKEFKDIRRHAVDVTLDPDTAHPELILSNDGKQVRHGDKYQNLPENPKRFTRNINVLDKEGFSSGRFYYEVQVKEKTEWILGVVRQSINRKGGVTLNPYHGFWTVWLRDGVYKACAHTPVTPSLREKPQKVGVFVDYEEGQVSFFNVEARCHIYSFTRQIFTDKLYPFFCPGLNDDGENSAPLVICPVDVTD; encoded by the exons ATGGTGACTGAACCAGATAGTCTGTATGTGACTCTGCTGATTCTCCTCCACAGTTTAACCTCTGAATCTG TGAAGTTTGAAGTTCATGGTCCCACTGAATCCATAGTTGCTGTGGCTGGTGATGACATCATTCTGCCCTGTTACCTCAAACCCAACATCAGTGTTGAGGACATGACAGTGGACTGGCGTAACCTTGACTACATAGATGAACGTGTCTATCGTTACCAAAATGGAAGAATCATAGAAGAGGATCAGATTCCCTCCTACAGAGGAAGAACATCACTGTTTAAAGAGGAACTGTGGAAGGGAAACACCTCTTTAAAACTGACCAGGGTACAAGGCACTGATGAGGGACGTTACAAATGCTTTATCATGTCAAAAGACTACTATGATGACATAACTATTCAAGTCTTTGTTAAAG ctgTAGGATCCAGGCCAGTGGTGTCCATTgaaggacacagagagggagggatgggtctGGTGTGTCAGTCTGAAGGCTGGCACCCTGAACCTGATCTGGTGTGGCTGGACAGTAAAGGAGTCAGTCTCTCTGCTGAACCTcctgagacacacagagacttaAAGGGATTCTACACAGTCAAACAACATGTCATTGTCCAGGAGACTGACACCAACCTCTTTACCTGCAGAGTTCTACAGAAACAGATTAATGAGGACTTCGAAACAAAGGTTCACATCCCAA GTGAGTTGTTTGATTACACCACTCCATGGAGACTGTCCTTCATTGTTTCATGTTGTTTGGGAGTCATCACTGTGATTGCTTCAGCTCTCACAGTCTACTGCATACATAAAAAGAAAG GTGCAATAATCCGTCAAATCCAACAACAGCAGG GCTACCTAATGAAGAAGG aaTTCAAAGACATCAGAAGACATGCAG TGGATGTGACTCTAGACCCTGATACTGCACATCCAGAACTCATTCTGTCTAATGACGGGAAACAAGTGAGACATGGAGACAAATACCAGAATCTACCTGAAAACCCAAAGAGGTTTACACGTAATATCAATGTCCTGGATAAGGAGGGTTTCTCCTCAGGGAGATTCTACTATGAGGTTCAGGTGAAAGAGAAGACTGAATGGATTTTAGGAGTGGTCAGACAGTCAATCAACAGGAAGGGGGGGGTTACACTGAACCCTTATCATGGATTTTGGACTGTGTGGCTGAGGGATGGAGTGTATAAGGCTTGTGCACACACCCCTGTCACCCCCTCCCTGAGAGAGAAGCCCCAGAAGGTGGGAGTGTTTGTGGATTATGAGGAGGGACAGGTCTCCTTCTTCAATGTGGAGGCCAGGTGTCATATCTACTCTTTCACTAGACAAATCTTCACTGACAAACTCTATCCTTTCTTCTGCCCTGGACTTAATGATGATGGTGAAAACTCAGCTCCACTGGTCATCTGTCCTGtagatgtcactgactga